From the genome of Seriola aureovittata isolate HTS-2021-v1 ecotype China chromosome 6, ASM2101889v1, whole genome shotgun sequence, one region includes:
- the LOC130170344 gene encoding regulator of G-protein signaling 8-like, whose protein sequence is MKTRLGCLSNKSDSYSDFSEFLPPAHETTARCLKLSTDEVVRWSESFDHLLSHKYGLAAFRTFLKTEFSDENIEFWMACEEYKKIKSSTKMVSKANRIFQEFIDVQAPREVNIDYRTREKTKQSLEDPSPTSLNEVQAKIYSLMEKDSYPRFLRSKMYQDIVNRAHAQGQRRSV, encoded by the exons ATGAAGACCAGACTAGGCTGCCTGTCCAACAAATCCGACTCCTACAGCGACTTCTCCGAGTTCCTTCCTCCTGCCCACGAAACTACAGCCAGGTGTCTGAA ACTATCAACGGATGAGGTGGTTCGATGGTCTGAGTCGTTCGATCACCTTCTCTCTCACAAAT ATGGCCTGGCTGCCTTCCGGACATTTCTCAAGACGGAGTTCAGTGACGAGAATATCGAATTTTGGATGGCCTGCGAGGAGTACAAAAAAATCAAGAGCTCCACCAAGATGGTGTCAAAAGCAAACAGGATCTTTCAGGAGTTCATTGATGTTCAGGCACcaagagag GTCAACATTGACTACCGCACCAGGGAAAAGACCAAGCAGAGCCTGGAGGATCCGTCCCCGACCAGCCTCAACGAAGTCCAGGCTAAAATCTACAGCCTCATGGAGAAAGACTCCTACCCACGATTCCTCAGGTCCAAGATGTACCAGGACATAGTGAACAGGGCGCACGCACAAGGCCAGCGGCGGTCTGTTTGA